The Asticcacaulis sp. EMRT-3 region ACGGTGGCTTCCAGCGACTTCCCTGACGCCAATCGCGCCTGATCGGCTGCGTCGATGTTGGCCCGGTTGCCATCAAGCGGGGGCAAGTTAAGCGACAAATTGAATGGCAACTTCACCACGCCGCGCTCCCAGATATATCCCGGTGAAACAGTGATATCCGGATACTGCTGCGCCACGGCCAGGCGCAGCGCACTTTCGGACAGGTCATAATTAGCCACTGCGGTCTGGATATCCGGACGCGCATAAAGGACTATATCGTCATTCAGGTCTATTGATTTCCCAGATTGGGGAGGTGGCAAGTTGTACACTCTGGATGTATCCGCGTCGAGCGCATGGGCAAGATCACTGAGAGCGGCCTGTGCCTCACCTTGCGTCTGAATCAGTGTTTGCTGTGTCTGTAGTGTAGCGATCCGGGCGGTATCAAGGCCGTCGTGCGCATCCTCACCCGCAGCCATGCGTTGTTGCAGTGCTGCTTCGAGGGCGCGGCGCTGATCCAAAAGGGCGCGGGCCGCTACTTCAATGGCACGGGCACTGGCTAGTTTGACCTGCGCCTCTCGCAAGTTCTGGCGCGTTTGCCATAAGGCTTCAGCGAGGGTGGCCCGTGCCTTCATAACCTCGACACTTGCAGCCGTAATGCGGCTACCGCGCCGCGCGTTCGTATCAAAAGGAATATCAACGGCCATGCCCCATAGCCATGGTCGCGCTGAATCAGCCGCCTTCGAATATTCACTACTTAAAGCTAAAGTGATTGTCGGCATCTGTCGTGCCGCCTTTAACTCGGCTTGGGTGGACGCCAAGTGAGCACGTGCTGCAGCAACTTCCGGACTGCGCGACAGGGCTAGACTCAACAAATTGCCGGTGGGAACGGATGACGGCATAGGTGCGGTGGCACCAAGGCTTTCGAGTGGCTTCTGCATCGGCGAGTAGGTCGCACATGCACTGAGGCCTAACAGGCCAACTACGCAGAAAAGGGCCAATCTTAGATCGATCATACGGTCGGCTCGCAGACAAAGTTGAGCCAAAAAATACGTTTATAGATATGAATTATCGGGCGTTTGCCCGAATTTTTTGCTGCCGGCCAACTTCTGCATATCGATAGCTCAACTATGGACCGATGTCTGCCTGTCCTTAGGTTGAGCATTTTTATGATTATCTGAATCAAGTGAGTCACAGTACGGTTTCGCTGTTGAAGGTATCGCTCGCGAAATGAACGAAATTCGAATACGTCAAATATTTAATATCAGTCTTATTTTGAAAGGCATTCATGCGTTGGTTGAGTGCGCCGGTGGTATTGTGCTGGCCGTCGTCAGCACGAAAGCCATCGCGCTTTTTGTGAACAACATTACTCAAGAGGAATTGGTCGAAGATCCAAAAGACTTCGTCGCCACGCATCTGCTCGCCATTGCGCACAATTTTTCCATAAATACGAAAACTTTTTATGCTATCTACCTTTTCGCACATGGTATTGTAAATCTGGCTCTGGTCGTTGGCCTGTTTAAAGGCAAGCTTTGGTCATATCCTGCCTCTTTGATCATTCTTATGCTTCTGATTGCATATCAGCTCTACCGATACTCCTACACCCATGGTCTGGGCCTGATCCTGCTTACAATTTTCGATATCCTCATTGTAGTGATCATCTGGCATGAATACAGGCTCGCGCGCCGTCATATGCCAACCCAATAGAGTCAGTTCGACGAAGCCCTCAAGCACCGCCCGTTATAGCGGCTTCCGTCCGGCTTTTGCCATTACACCCCAAGCGGTTGAAAATCCAGATGCAGGACAGGTTGCACAAAGCGTTATGGGTCTTCTGCGAGATGTAATCAATTCATTCTAATCTATAATCCGACTCCGAGAGGATTCGAAAATAGGGCTTGCTAACCCGAATTATACATGAGGGGTCGGCGGAAGTAGCTTAATTGTCTGAAATCATGTAGGAATTGGTTGTTCACACCCATCCACGCGATTCAGGGAAAGAGACCTCCGCCATGCATGATCCTATGCTACCTTTACCCGGCTTGTCATCTGTAAATGGCAAGCCCGTGGTTATAAAATTCGATGGTGGTCAGCTGTCATCTGACGGTGGCGTACTTGCCCTTCGTGAGGTCAATGAACGCCTTGGCATATCCGATCGACTTGCCATCTGTATTGTGGATCGCCGAGGTTGGTATTAA contains the following coding sequences:
- a CDS encoding TolC family protein, whose amino-acid sequence is MIDLRLALFCVVGLLGLSACATYSPMQKPLESLGATAPMPSSVPTGNLLSLALSRSPEVAAARAHLASTQAELKAARQMPTITLALSSEYSKAADSARPWLWGMAVDIPFDTNARRGSRITAASVEVMKARATLAEALWQTRQNLREAQVKLASARAIEVAARALLDQRRALEAALQQRMAAGEDAHDGLDTARIATLQTQQTLIQTQGEAQAALSDLAHALDADTSRVYNLPPPQSGKSIDLNDDIVLYARPDIQTAVANYDLSESALRLAVAQQYPDITVSPGYIWERGVVKLPFNLSLNLPPLDGNRANIDAADQARLASGKSLEATVKTALAYVARTHARWESAELLQRQIAVHDVPLANEIARHAEAAASEGEADCITLLQARIAALETNLALAQARATADQARLDLEDARHIPFDPLDARDLTAALMDMTK
- a CDS encoding DUF2127 domain-containing protein — its product is MNEIRIRQIFNISLILKGIHALVECAGGIVLAVVSTKAIALFVNNITQEELVEDPKDFVATHLLAIAHNFSINTKTFYAIYLFAHGIVNLALVVGLFKGKLWSYPASLIILMLLIAYQLYRYSYTHGLGLILLTIFDILIVVIIWHEYRLARRHMPTQ